The following are from one region of the bacterium genome:
- a CDS encoding DUF3795 domain-containing protein → MKSSKENAKKILAPCGIYCLECSFKVTYETQNRAHVMAMPSKYDKFKTADLTEFNCSGCTPENQDANCEIKQCAIARKLEHCGQCDEFPCKLISNFATDGIPHHKKAKEHLEYIRKHGLNRFIEEKEKQIKCVCGEKLSWYVTKCLVCGKENDYD, encoded by the coding sequence ATGAAAAGCTCCAAAGAGAACGCAAAGAAAATTCTGGCCCCGTGCGGCATTTACTGCCTCGAATGTTCTTTCAAGGTGACGTATGAAACGCAAAACCGGGCGCACGTGATGGCCATGCCGTCAAAGTACGATAAATTTAAAACTGCAGATCTGACTGAATTTAATTGCAGCGGATGCACACCAGAAAATCAGGATGCAAATTGCGAGATCAAACAATGCGCGATAGCCAGAAAACTTGAGCATTGCGGACAATGCGACGAATTCCCCTGTAAACTGATTAGTAATTTCGCCACCGATGGAATTCCTCATCATAAAAAAGCCAAAGAACATCTGGAGTATATTCGAAAACACGGATTGAACAGATTCATTGAAGAAAAAGAAAAGCAGATCAAATGTGTTTGCGGGGAAAAACTGTCCTGGTACGTGACAAAATGCTTGGTTTGCGGAAAAGAAAATGATTATGATTGA
- a CDS encoding VOC family protein has product MQQNPIFYWELASNNAERSVRFFQEVFGWIFAYDEKSTIHKLPAGEGQKAFAGGGIFTLSMAREPFLTVYIEVDDIEAKAKKIEECGGSIEIPPKVVTPGGPVICLFKEPSGVTFAMLQSKK; this is encoded by the coding sequence ATGCAACAAAATCCGATCTTTTATTGGGAACTGGCATCTAATAATGCCGAAAGATCAGTGCGTTTTTTCCAGGAAGTCTTTGGATGGATTTTTGCATACGATGAAAAATCGACGATCCACAAATTGCCGGCCGGCGAAGGACAGAAAGCTTTTGCCGGCGGCGGCATATTCACCTTGAGCATGGCAAGGGAACCTTTTCTGACTGTTTATATCGAGGTCGACGACATCGAAGCAAAGGCGAAGAAGATCGAAGAATGCGGCGGATCCATTGAGATCCCGCCCAAAGTTGTGACACCGGGCGGACCCGTGATCTGCCTGTTCAAAGAGCCGTCGGGCGTGACCTTCGCCATGCTCCAATCGAAGAAATAA
- a CDS encoding YncE family protein, which yields MISPKKYLLLLSTIFLCVLPISASAQWLETTIYVPDSLCEIVQPQALTYNATDNKIYVGGQNGDCVIAIDGATNEKIARIPAGDDIQALCWNETDDKVYCANGGSNNVTIINGATNGVIATVTTGNNPIALCWNTTSDKIYCANGNSNNVTIINGATNSVITVVTAGGAPYALCWNATNNKVYCANFGNNTVTVIDGATNAVITTITVGSMPRALCWNATNNKIYCANGNGQSVTVINGASDAVITTIDCGTQPRSLCWNATDNKVYCANAGNDVVTVIDGATNAVITAVPAGTDPQVVCWDSTSNKIYCPNFSSNNVTVIDGVSNSVITTITAGMAPQASCWNSVNNKIYCANCYSSDVTMIDAATDSVLTTVLLGSGPNALCRNATNNKIYCTNYNSYNVTAIDGATNEVLSTFTTGYLPLYLCWNGTNNKIYCINSGAGNISIIDGQTDTVITSVTPGSAPQILCWNSTGNKVYCANRASSDVTVIDGTSNAVIATVPAGVYPGALCWNATNNKVYCANEDDNSVTIIDGATNAVITTVTTGNTPRVLFWHETSNKIYCANAYSNNVTVIDGATNSVTGTVAVGNYPSALCGNLTDNKVYCANWSSHDVTVVDGAANSVIATVPVEQYPSALCWSSLGNKVYCANSEDSGSVTVIDGAADSAIATIAVGNGPMALTWSPFQNRTYIANFRSHSVSVVRDTATGIEEDNIRDAKRIIFGATIINGPLQLPAGKTYRVFDISGRMVLPGKTKPGVYFIEINGQILQKIVKVR from the coding sequence ATGATAAGTCCTAAGAAATATTTATTGTTGTTGTCAACAATCTTTCTATGCGTATTACCAATCTCCGCATCTGCGCAGTGGCTCGAGACAACGATCTATGTGCCGGATTCGCTTTGTGAAATCGTTCAACCTCAAGCCCTTACCTACAACGCGACCGATAACAAAATTTATGTTGGTGGACAAAACGGAGATTGCGTGATCGCGATCGATGGCGCGACCAACGAGAAGATCGCGCGCATCCCAGCAGGCGATGATATTCAAGCGCTGTGCTGGAACGAGACGGATGATAAGGTTTACTGCGCCAATGGCGGCAGTAATAATGTGACCATCATTAACGGCGCGACCAATGGAGTCATCGCGACGGTCACAACGGGGAATAATCCGATTGCGCTTTGCTGGAACACAACCAGCGACAAGATCTACTGCGCCAATGGTAACAGCAATAATGTGACGATCATTAACGGAGCCACCAATTCAGTGATCACTGTTGTCACAGCCGGGGGCGCTCCTTATGCCCTGTGCTGGAACGCGACCAACAACAAGGTCTACTGCGCCAACTTCGGCAACAATACTGTGACGGTCATTGACGGCGCAACCAACGCGGTCATCACCACGATCACGGTTGGGAGTATGCCGAGAGCCCTGTGCTGGAACGCGACTAACAACAAGATTTACTGCGCTAACGGCAACGGTCAGAGCGTAACGGTGATCAATGGCGCCAGCGATGCGGTCATCACCACGATCGACTGCGGTACTCAACCGCGCTCCCTGTGCTGGAACGCGACGGACAACAAGGTCTACTGCGCCAATGCTGGCAATGACGTGGTGACGGTCATTGACGGCGCGACCAACGCGGTTATCACCGCGGTTCCGGCTGGAACTGATCCGCAGGTTGTCTGCTGGGATTCGACCAGCAACAAGATTTACTGCCCTAATTTCAGCAGCAATAATGTGACGGTAATTGACGGCGTGAGCAACTCGGTCATCACCACGATCACGGCTGGAATGGCTCCTCAGGCCTCCTGTTGGAATTCAGTCAATAATAAGATCTACTGCGCAAATTGCTACAGTAGCGATGTCACGATGATAGACGCTGCAACCGATTCGGTGCTAACCACGGTGCTTCTCGGGAGCGGGCCTAATGCCCTTTGCCGCAATGCAACGAATAATAAAATCTATTGCACTAATTATAACAGCTATAATGTAACGGCGATCGATGGCGCGACCAACGAGGTTCTGAGCACTTTTACCACCGGTTATTTACCATTATATCTCTGCTGGAACGGGACAAATAATAAGATCTACTGCATTAACAGCGGAGCTGGTAATATATCTATTATTGATGGGCAGACTGATACAGTCATAACCTCAGTCACGCCCGGAAGCGCTCCCCAGATTCTCTGCTGGAATTCAACCGGAAACAAAGTATATTGCGCCAATCGTGCCAGTAGCGATGTGACCGTGATCGACGGCACGAGCAATGCTGTGATCGCCACGGTCCCAGCGGGCGTTTATCCCGGGGCTCTATGCTGGAACGCGACCAATAACAAGGTATACTGCGCCAATGAGGACGATAACAGCGTAACGATAATCGACGGCGCGACTAATGCGGTCATAACCACGGTCACGACCGGGAATACACCACGGGTCCTTTTTTGGCATGAGACCAGCAATAAAATCTACTGCGCCAATGCCTACAGCAATAACGTAACGGTGATCGACGGCGCCACCAATTCGGTCACCGGAACGGTCGCGGTCGGTAATTATCCATCCGCCCTTTGTGGGAACTTGACCGATAATAAGGTTTACTGCGCGAATTGGAGCAGTCATGACGTGACGGTCGTCGATGGCGCGGCCAATTCGGTTATTGCCACGGTGCCGGTTGAGCAATATCCATCCGCTCTCTGCTGGAGCTCGCTCGGCAATAAGGTCTACTGCGCTAACAGCGAAGACAGCGGCAGCGTTACTGTCATCGACGGCGCTGCCGACAGCGCGATCGCCACGATCGCTGTTGGCAACGGGCCGATGGCTTTAACATGGAGTCCTTTTCAAAACCGGACCTATATTGCGAATTTCAGAAGCCATAGCGTTTCGGTGGTGCGTGACACTGCGACCGGCATCGAGGAAGATAATATCCGCGATGCAAAAAGAATAATCTTCGGCGCGACAATCATCAACGGACCTTTACAATTGCCTGCGGGAAAAACATACCGCGTATTCGATATAAGCGGCAGAATGGTGCTTCCCGGCAAAACGAAACCAGGGGTTTATTTTATAGAGATCAACGGTCAAATTTTACAGAAAATAGTGAAGGTCAGGTAA
- a CDS encoding arylamine N-acetyltransferase, which yields MDINAYLNRIKYSGPRTPTAETLRKLHRAHVLAVPFENLDVHLGRMIVLDEKKLFEKIVRQKRGGFCYELNGSFAALLRALGFKVTMLSARVYLNGKPGKEFDHMVLLVQLKKRWFADVGFGSLFIEPLRMDDKNEQIQRNAAYRIKQYGDIWKLMLRQAEDLWQVIYQFDLKPRQLQDYAKMCRWHQTSPRSWHTQNRVCTRATPKGRITLSGMKLVIRKGQNRTEQVLKTKKEYTKALKTYFGIKTKNFLHIWR from the coding sequence ATGGACATAAACGCTTACCTCAATCGCATCAAGTACTCAGGCCCCAGGACTCCCACTGCGGAAACTCTGCGCAAGCTCCACCGCGCGCACGTGCTGGCGGTCCCTTTTGAGAACCTTGATGTTCATCTCGGGCGTATGATTGTTCTTGATGAAAAAAAATTATTTGAAAAGATCGTCCGGCAAAAGCGGGGCGGGTTTTGCTACGAGCTGAACGGGTCGTTCGCCGCCCTGCTGCGCGCCCTGGGTTTCAAAGTTACCATGCTTTCGGCGCGCGTTTATCTCAATGGCAAGCCAGGAAAGGAATTCGACCATATGGTGCTGCTCGTCCAGCTTAAAAAGCGATGGTTTGCCGATGTCGGTTTCGGTTCCTTGTTCATCGAGCCGCTGCGGATGGACGATAAAAACGAGCAGATCCAGAGGAACGCTGCCTATCGGATCAAACAGTATGGCGACATTTGGAAGTTGATGTTACGACAAGCCGAGGATCTCTGGCAGGTTATTTACCAGTTCGATCTTAAACCCCGTCAGCTTCAGGATTACGCTAAAATGTGCCGCTGGCACCAGACATCGCCCCGGTCATGGCACACGCAGAATCGCGTTTGCACCCGTGCAACGCCTAAAGGCCGGATCACTTTGAGCGGGATGAAGCTGGTCATCAGGAAAGGTCAAAATCGCACCGAACAGGTGTTAAAAACGAAAAAGGAATATACTAAAGCTTTAAAAACTTATTTTGGTATAAAGACAAAGAATTTTTTACATATCTGGAGGTAA
- a CDS encoding class I SAM-dependent methyltransferase: MSKLYENPKYYEIAFSFRNIPKETNIMENCINRFSKIPVKSILEVGCGNSPHMNELLKRGYRYTGIDLSRKMLEYSKKKVSGEFLTRVRFIKANMNNFALTKKVDFAFILLGSLYASNSSELYSHFASVAKCLRPGGLYLLDWCVNFDPLTNAKETWTMNKGDTVVKAAVTYTVINPVNQLYEEKIVLNVMDRGKKKRIIERERKIAVYPQEFLCLIKNMRRFKFIGWWNNWNLNQSLDQVLNINRPIIILRRI; this comes from the coding sequence ATGTCCAAGCTTTATGAGAATCCAAAATACTACGAAATTGCCTTTTCTTTCCGTAATATACCGAAAGAAACGAATATCATGGAAAATTGCATCAACCGATTTTCAAAAATACCGGTCAAATCCATATTGGAGGTCGGTTGCGGCAATAGCCCTCATATGAATGAATTGCTTAAGCGGGGTTATCGTTATACCGGTATTGATCTCAGCAGGAAAATGCTCGAATACAGCAAAAAGAAAGTAAGCGGTGAATTTCTGACCAGAGTTAGATTTATTAAAGCGAACATGAATAATTTCGCGCTTACCAAAAAAGTTGATTTTGCTTTCATTTTACTGGGCTCTTTATACGCATCAAACTCTTCGGAATTGTATTCTCATTTCGCCTCGGTAGCTAAATGCTTAAGACCGGGCGGGTTATATTTATTAGACTGGTGTGTCAATTTTGATCCCCTGACCAATGCAAAAGAAACATGGACTATGAATAAAGGTGATACCGTGGTCAAAGCAGCCGTTACGTATACAGTGATCAATCCCGTTAATCAGTTATATGAAGAAAAAATCGTTTTAAATGTCATGGATAGAGGAAAGAAAAAGCGGATAATCGAAAGAGAAAGAAAGATTGCTGTTTATCCGCAAGAATTCCTTTGCTTGATTAAAAACATGAGGCGGTTTAAATTTATCGGATGGTGGAATAATTGGAATTTGAATCAAAGTCTGGACCAGGTTTTAAATATCAATCGACCGATCATTATCCTGCGGCGAATTTAA
- a CDS encoding TonB family protein — protein MNIRRSVLAIYFIFVLGLCDQLATSANGIGLILRADGKWKIVNEDTLEFEIKLVPPITTADSQIVLLKKQSWVYANLEDSSLLNDTAKVILIDEPPKCIRQPMPNYPEMARKCGIEGKAMVKALIDIDGSVIETVIAETSGNESLDEAALAAMKKAKYKPAMRKNKPVQIWIGVPINFILD, from the coding sequence ATGAATATCCGCAGATCGGTTTTAGCAATATATTTTATCTTCGTTTTAGGTTTGTGCGACCAACTTGCGACAAGCGCCAACGGTATAGGACTTATCCTGAGGGCTGATGGGAAATGGAAGATAGTCAATGAAGATACGCTGGAATTTGAAATTAAACTTGTGCCTCCCATAACTACAGCGGACAGTCAAATAGTATTACTAAAAAAACAAAGCTGGGTCTACGCCAATCTTGAAGATTCCTCATTGTTAAACGATACCGCAAAAGTGATTTTGATCGATGAACCTCCCAAGTGCATTAGACAACCAATGCCAAATTACCCAGAGATGGCGCGAAAGTGTGGGATCGAGGGAAAAGCGATGGTAAAAGCATTAATAGATATCGACGGCAGTGTTATCGAAACAGTTATAGCAGAAACAAGCGGTAATGAATCGTTAGATGAAGCTGCGCTCGCCGCGATGAAAAAGGCGAAGTACAAGCCGGCGATGCGGAAAAACAAACCCGTGCAAATATGGATCGGAGTACCAATAAATTTTATATTAGATTAG
- a CDS encoding OmpA family protein, which yields MIKKYFFLCLLFCAVACQKEIEFNIIHFTGYTEIAVEDSALLYENLQLLQDHPKIDVELRGYTDSVGEDSVNMVKSHARADAIRAWLVSNGVDSLQLYAIGWGEDDPVGDNHTAEGRALNNRVEFVYK from the coding sequence ATGATCAAAAAATATTTTTTTCTCTGCCTTCTATTTTGCGCTGTCGCATGCCAGAAAGAGATTGAATTCAATATTATCCATTTTACCGGCTATACGGAGATCGCCGTGGAAGATTCGGCTTTGTTATATGAAAACCTACAGCTTCTCCAGGATCATCCTAAGATCGATGTTGAACTGCGCGGCTATACCGATAGCGTCGGCGAGGATTCGGTGAATATGGTCAAATCCCATGCCCGGGCCGATGCGATCAGGGCCTGGCTGGTGAGCAATGGCGTTGATTCGCTGCAACTTTATGCCATTGGCTGGGGCGAGGATGATCCGGTGGGTGATAACCATACCGCGGAAGGCAGAGCGCTGAACAACCGCGTCGAGTTTGTTTATAAATAA